Part of the Deltaproteobacteria bacterium genome is shown below.
CGCCACTCGCGCCCCTCGGGAAATTGCGGGGCAAGCCGCTGACGCGCCTGAACCCGCTCGTGTCGATTGCGGGGCGGGAGCACGCCGTTCTGTTTCAGGAGCTCGCTGCCATACCCGCGAAGGCGCTCCGCTCGCCCGTCGGCAACTTGCGAAACCGCCGCGACGAGCTCGTCGCGGCGCTCGATCTGCTGTTCACCGGCGTCTGAGTCGGCGGCGCTTGCCCGCTACCAGGGCTTGTGGTGTTCCCCCAGTTTTTGGACAGGTCAGCCTGACCTGTCCAAAAACTGGGGGAACACCACAGCAAGCCGGTGCTGAGAGGCGATCTCGGGCAGGAAGTGCGCGGGTTGATCCAGCAGATTTGCCGGGCGCACGACGTGACGATCATCGCGGGGCACATTCGGCCGGATCATGTGCATCTGCTGTTGAGCGTGCCGCCGCATCTGGCTCCGAGTCGGGTGATGCAGGCGATCAAAGGGAAGACGTCGCACCGGCTGTTGATGGACCACCGGAAGTTGAGGGCGGCGTTCTGGGGCCGGCATCTGTGGAGCCGGGGGTACTTCGTGTGCAGCAGCAGCAACGTGACCGATGAGATGATTGCGGAATACATCCGGACGCAAGATGCCGAGCCCCAGGACGACGACCGGTTCAAGGTGAGTGAGTGACGGATGCATGAGCCTGCAGCGCGCGGCGAGGGTCTTTAGGCGCCTTCAGGCGCCTGCGAACCCGCCGCCTTCAGGCGGCGGAGGGCCGCGCGCTCAGATTTTCAACAGCTTCCGGGACATCCCCCCTTCCGACGCGGCGTCGCTAAAAACACGGAGGAAAACACGGGCGGATGGCACGTTTCGAGCGCGGGAACCAGGCGGCGGTCGGCAATCGCGGCGGCGGCCGACCACCGAAGCGGCTCCGGGAGATCACGACGGCCGACGCACCCAAGGTGTGGCGCGAGCTGCGCGCGATCGCGTTGAAGCCGACGCACGCTAAACGCGCGACATGACGAGCGTCCCCGACGGGATTTGTACCTTATTATTCCCGCGACTTCCGCTGGTTGCCGTTGTGAAGCGTGCGGCGTAAGTCGTTCAATCCCCAGCAGGACTATATCCTCACAGACAGCAAACGTTGTCGCGCTCGCGCAGGGAGCCAGTACCGGGCAGCACCGGCCTTCGAC
Proteins encoded:
- a CDS encoding CcdB family protein, translating into MAQFDLFGNPRSKTYPFVLDVQSDLLRNLASRVVAPLAPLGKLRGKPLTRLNPLVSIAGREHAVLFQELAAIPAKALRSPVGNLRNRRDELVAALDLLFTGV
- the tnpA gene encoding IS200/IS605 family transposase; protein product: MLRGDLGQEVRGLIQQICRAHDVTIIAGHIRPDHVHLLLSVPPHLAPSRVMQAIKGKTSHRLLMDHRKLRAAFWGRHLWSRGYFVCSSSNVTDEMIAEYIRTQDAEPQDDDRFKVSE